Proteins encoded together in one Prevotella scopos JCM 17725 window:
- a CDS encoding four helix bundle protein has protein sequence MELFYYRRLDVYKDAKQLAINVNEALKSFPKEERYALTSQLQRASTSVMFNIAEGFGRYSSKERTHMISFN, from the coding sequence ATGGAATTGTTTTATTATAGGCGTTTAGATGTTTATAAGGACGCTAAGCAGTTGGCTATTAATGTCAATGAAGCCTTAAAATCATTTCCTAAAGAAGAAAGATACGCATTGACAAGTCAATTACAGCGTGCCTCTACATCAGTTATGTTTAATATTGCAGAAGGATTTGGTCGCTATAGTAGTAAAGAAAGAACACATATGATATCTTTCAATTAG
- a CDS encoding endonuclease I family protein — MNRYFKIVIATALISVTTSANAIDRKTLAQYASSLTGLKKEQLKTALHKLMSKKDVLPYGGGGHGTWWGFWYSDRNPQTNECYNRYSDKKFYFESTNTGKSIAGMNIEHSFPKSWWGKTKNDAWCDLYNLYPSDEKANSSKSNYPMGVVVNVKELAGEGYDKVGDGYADGQLTRMWEPGDAFKGEFSRSYMYMATTYQDLKWEKDGLQSLENKEWPTLKQWAYKLYLQWNKKDRVDQIEIKRNEAIYRIQHNRNLFIDYPELAEYVWGDSMDVAFDPYNAITTASDDNRYTSVIVPEEPVTPDNPQVTPQGTIFVKTTIAPVADKRYVLVVNTGSSFLAASTVKNKKYGYLPTKNITDDNGKVRDADNQSVLTLEQGITGFYIKDANGKYFGQKDEYKTVQFMTKDKAVEWTFEPNADGTFTITSSTGHVLQYDTDYKTLGAYKPASAAGIYPMLYVEDPTASVETIWNITITDDAVYNLQGVRMPADTQLAPGIYLRNGKKFIVR; from the coding sequence ATGAACAGGTATTTTAAGATAGTCATTGCGACTGCGTTGATTAGTGTAACAACATCTGCTAATGCTATTGATCGAAAGACACTAGCACAGTATGCTTCTTCGTTAACAGGATTGAAGAAAGAACAGTTAAAAACTGCTTTACACAAGCTGATGAGCAAGAAGGATGTCTTACCATACGGTGGAGGTGGACATGGCACTTGGTGGGGCTTCTGGTATTCTGATCGTAATCCGCAAACGAATGAGTGCTACAATCGTTATAGCGATAAAAAATTCTATTTTGAAAGTACGAATACAGGCAAGTCCATTGCAGGTATGAATATTGAACACTCTTTCCCGAAAAGTTGGTGGGGAAAGACGAAAAACGATGCATGGTGTGACCTTTATAACCTCTATCCTTCTGATGAAAAGGCTAATAGCTCTAAAAGCAATTACCCAATGGGTGTCGTCGTTAATGTAAAAGAGCTAGCAGGCGAAGGCTATGATAAGGTAGGTGATGGCTATGCTGATGGTCAGCTTACAAGGATGTGGGAACCAGGCGATGCTTTCAAAGGTGAGTTCTCACGTAGCTATATGTATATGGCTACCACTTATCAGGACCTTAAGTGGGAAAAAGATGGTTTGCAAAGTCTTGAGAATAAGGAATGGCCAACGCTTAAACAGTGGGCTTATAAATTATATCTACAATGGAATAAGAAAGATCGTGTAGATCAAATTGAAATCAAACGCAACGAAGCTATTTATAGGATTCAGCACAATCGTAACCTCTTTATCGACTATCCTGAACTTGCAGAATATGTTTGGGGTGACAGTATGGATGTTGCGTTTGACCCTTATAATGCTATCACTACGGCTTCTGATGATAATCGTTATACTAGTGTGATTGTTCCTGAAGAGCCTGTGACGCCAGACAATCCACAAGTGACACCACAAGGAACAATCTTCGTGAAGACAACAATAGCACCTGTTGCTGATAAGCGTTATGTCCTTGTTGTCAATACTGGTAGCAGTTTTCTTGCAGCATCTACAGTGAAGAACAAGAAGTATGGCTATCTGCCAACAAAGAACATTACTGATGATAATGGTAAAGTGAGAGATGCTGATAACCAGTCTGTTCTCACTTTGGAACAGGGAATAACAGGATTCTATATTAAAGATGCTAACGGCAAATACTTCGGGCAGAAAGATGAGTACAAAACTGTTCAGTTTATGACTAAAGATAAGGCTGTTGAATGGACTTTCGAACCAAATGCTGATGGTACTTTCACGATTACTTCTTCTACTGGTCATGTGCTTCAGTATGATACTGATTATAAGACGTTAGGTGCTTATAAGCCAGCTTCTGCCGCCGGTATTTATCCAATGCTCTATGTAGAGGATCCGACAGCAAGCGTTGAAACGATATGGAACATTACAATCACTGACGATGCGGTTTATAATTTACAGGGCGTTCGCATGCCAGCTGACACCCAGCTTGCTCCAGGTATCTATTTACGAAATGGTAAGAAATTTATTGTGAGATAA